TATGCTAAGCCGTAAGTAGCAACAAGCTGGTCTGCCTTGGCAACGTATGCCTCCATGGCTGCCTCCTTGGTCATGCCCTTCCTGGAGCTCCAGGCATCCCACTTGGCCTTGCCCTTGAAGTCCAGCATGCCAGGCCGCTCTGTGGAGAACCATTCAatgtacacaacacacacacacatccaattACTCTTGTGAACAGCAATGGCTtagaaacaaacaaggattaaaccggtagcagcggggatcatgtttcttaatggtccctccaagcgagaaaaatgagaaaaaatcacccctcacacaaaccatttcataatatatatcaaagcatttgtgatcagataatgtatcatctatttttgggggtttatatcatggcacaaatttgtcccgtcgctgatacacggtaaagc
This DNA window, taken from Eriocheir sinensis breed Jianghai 21 chromosome 68, ASM2467909v1, whole genome shotgun sequence, encodes the following:
- the LOC126988134 gene encoding acyl-CoA-binding protein homolog, which produces MSLEEKFNEAAEKVKKLKTQPNDEELKELYGLYKQVTVGDINTERPGMLDFKGKAKWDAWSSRKGMTKEAAMEAYVAKADQLVATYGLA